Within the Gadus chalcogrammus isolate NIFS_2021 chromosome 15, NIFS_Gcha_1.0, whole genome shotgun sequence genome, the region ACCCAAGACGCTGACGATTTGTTTACCACTGGGAAGATAATCACGTACATGTATTTCGAGGAATATAGACATTGAAATGTGTGTCACACAGTGTGTATGCGACTGCGTATTTGGTTTTATTCTCATTTGAAAAACCTGTACAAGGCCTACTTTAAAACGGTCCCTACCTACAGCACGTATAAATGCTGGCTTGTTCACACTCCGACACGTTTTGCATTGGCAATGAGGCTTGCAATGCACGCTGAACTAGTACCACAAAGGACATTAACATTCGCTCATCAGGTCGGCTAGTGTGTATCACTTAAAACCCTCAGAATCGTAACTTCTTAATGTTGATGCCCGTGAACCCGCCCACAGAGAGACCTTTTGACCGCCATCTGTTGTTGTACACCTGTGCCCTGTTTAGTGAAGAACTTGGCTGTTTTAACCAATGACCTGTggcttttattttatatttcccGTGGATGTCCTAAACCAGGGTCATTAGTGTGAATAAAGGTGTGTCACTCTTGTTGATATAATGATAATACACCATTTGTTACCCTCTTCAGAACATTAATCAACCACCAACATACGGAAACCCGGCCGTACCCTAACATTATCCCACAGACGTGACGTTACTCACCGATGACTCGCTTTAACCAGACTCTACTGGGTCACGTTGCCTTGGCAATGCATCGTGTAACTTTAGGACTCACCACTCCAGCATACATTCAGATAAGCAATCAGGATTTTCGACGCATTCCTGCATAGCGTGGAATACAAACATAGGCCGAGCAACTGTATGACAAATACTAACTGGGAAATCCACGGCTGCAATCCGTTTGGGTGTACCACCACACATTAATTATAGCCTAGGAAGACAGGCTACCCTGTAGCTTACAGCAGATCAGACACGGCTTTAAAAGACAGCACTAGTCCAGTATGGATTCATGATCAGAGGGACGTGTTAGCCCGACTATTCGCGCAATATCGCCATGCAAGGCCACCTCATATGCCATCACGATGGGCTAAAAGGTGACATTCATGACCATAAAGTTCGTATCACGTATTCCCCCAAAACTCGCTCTTTGAAATCGTGTTTATTTAAGAGCCCGCTTGACACTTACCGCAAGAGCGTTACATCGGGAAGACTTGTAGCTCAGACAGCCGAAAATTGCATAAGTCGTTGATATCGTTGTACACATTAAAGCCAACCACAGACCAGTTCGACAGACAGAACTATAGATTAAGTTAaatgcacaaaaaaaataagggaTATGCGGCTTCCAAATCAACGGCCGGCAGGTAGAGTCAGGTAAATGTGGTGGATCCTGTGTTTTCGTGGTTAGCAGTGGGAATTGTTGGCGCTACGTAAGAGAGTGGGGGGAGTTCCCGTGACGTCATAGCGTTGGACCACGCAGAAAATGCCCTGCTGGAGCCATGAAGTTGTAATTTTTAATAGCcatgtttatatttgttttatgtCACCCCGGCTGTAATGGTATACTTATTTGTGGTACGATTATCTTTTTCATTCTCTTGAATACGAGTGCAGATTTGCTACCTATAGAattgtttatttgaataaatCAATGGTTTTAACTAGCTTTCCTTTTTggtttgactttctttttttttgttgattcttTCTAGATATGTCACAGTGTGAAAACAGTTTgaacacattttatttatctAGCTATCCTTCCATATACATCTTTATTTTCATTGCTGTTTCCAGGGCGTATTTGTTAGAACTATTTGCCTGGGGAAAAACGTTGGAAGTCAAGCAGCCTAGCAAATTACCCCAGCCCGAACCGGGACATAATGAGCAActcacaaattaaaaaaagcttAACATGCAAAACGCATCGATAGGTCCTATGTCAAAATACCTTAATCAACAGATACAAACGCTACCATCGGACGGTtaatacataggcctatgttGTCGTGcaacaatgtattattataacattTTGCGGAAATATATCTTTATCTCAAATAGTGCAACAATCACATGATATTTCCGCATCAACCTCTTCCTCTGCGGGGCTGAGGAAACTCTGTGAATGCTTTTAGCTGGCCATTTTAAGATAACATCAGCAGAGCTGAAACCAAAGTCCGTTAGGCTACTACTTATTGAGAGACACCATGGGTAGGATTTATTTTAGGCCTACATGCATTTTGTATACTTTGTATGCATTTTTAGGCGCTATTATatgttgtaggcctatgctTAAAGATGCCCGGGCGACTGTTACTTCGAGCATCCCAACGATTGCGCGATATTTCACTACAAAAGGAAGATATGAGGAAGTCAATCCACATCTTATTGGGGACATATATGCTGTAAACACATCAGTTTTACAAGCCCTCTCTCCAGGATGTCGCGAAATGCATTTGTCCGCCATAATACGCCATGGGACACGGTACCCAACGAGCAAAAACGTGGAGAAGATGCAGATGCTGTACAACCTCATTGTACACAAAGCTTCTGGAAATGCCATCTGGGTGCGTGAGATTAAGGAAAAATTCGTCATGCGGTACACCGAAGACATGGACGGACGCCTTGCCGATAAAGGTGTACTGGATCACAAGCATCTGGCCGTCAGGTTGTCGAAGCTCTTTCCATCTTTGGTGTCAAGGGAGAAGCTGCGAGGTGGAAAGATTAGCTTCGTCACCAGCTCGAAGCACAGGTGCGTTAACAGCACCTTGGCTTTCAAGAGAGGACTCACAGACCTGTGGAGTGTTGAAGGTGCGCTCAAGATTTGTGATTGACTGGCTTAATAGCTATATATCCATCCATATCTGTATGTAGATATagatgtgtcgtgtgtgtgtgtgtgtgtgtgtgtgtgtgtgtgtgtgtgtgtgtgtgtgtgtgtgtgtgtgtgtgtgtgtgtgtgtgtgtgtgtgtgtgtgtgtgtgtgtgtgtgtgtgtatttgtatacatatatagatatagatatatatagatatagatatagatatagatatatagagagagagaggtaaatagatgtgtatagatatagacatatatgacagaagtgtgtgtgtgtgtgtgcgtgcgtgtgcgtgcgtgcgcgcgcgtgatACCTGATTCTTATTTGATTAGGTTATGATtcctatctttatttttttagatgAAGGCTATCcaattatgtatgtatatatatatttgcccaTCAATTTTTGCTAAATTGTGAGTGATGAATAATTTTCCCATACTGTATGTGTTTACATTATACACCCTATCCAtcaaattatatttaatatgCATTAATTGTTCTCCCAAAACAGAGGAAGTTGAGCACACGGTGAACGATACCCTGATGCGGTTCTTCAACGAGTGTCCCCGGTTTGTTAAGGAAGTGGAAGAGAAACCCGGCTCTATGGCCGAGCGCGACAAGTTTGAGTTAGGACCGGAAAtgctgagggtggaggagaagatggcAGACCGCCTCGGCCTTCCATACAACCTCATCAATGCAGGTGGGGTCCATTGCACACGTGTGTTTTTCGTGCAAACATGAACTATCAAGAAGAAAAGCAAATTAGTTTATACTGACATTACAATTATTGTACCTTTTAACTGTAGCTACAACTCAAGCCACCAGAGGCTGCTGATGGGAGAGTTTACAGAGTATAGGGTACAGATGGTGATAAGTTCCTCTGGTAGAAAGGTGTTGCAGGGGAGGTGAGGCCCTGAGACATTAATGACTGACTCAAAGTTTGCCTTTGTCCGCTTCACTGTTTTATAGAGGTGATCATGTGATACCAATGATTGATTTGGATACAATATCACAAATTTCATATGACTTGACTACAATGCCTCTCTACGAACAATACAGTGGCCTATTCCACCACACATCCTCTGGTTTGCTAAAAAGGGATTTGCCAATTATTAGAAATTGTGTTTCAGTTAGTTTCATCATATATTGAcgatgaatatatatatagatatgactTGTAATGCTATGCTACTCATGATTCTATCTGCATAATACATAAGTATTATAACTTTAGTATTTTTAAGGATTAATTTGTACAGCAGGTGGGGCTGCATTCTGCTAATATATTTGCCTAGAATAGGCTAGTAGACTAGGAGTATGCATAATTGGCCCATCAAAGAGTTAATGATCGCCTGTAGTTCTAAGGTTACATCAGGGTATGTTGCGTCTCGTAGTACAGACAGTAAAAACAACTTGTGGCTTTGTGGTAAGCCAAATGAGCATGTTTGAACAGCACAATGTCTGGGCTTTGGGTTATTagttgttggtggtgggggcagtGTACAACAACAGGGATGAGCTAACATTGGCCAGCATTCCATTAATGCTAACAAATggagaatataaataaaataggttaaatgaatgtaaacacaaaaatacagcAAGTGTAGCCGGTCAGGCtctgcgttgtgtgttgtggtatGGAGTAGGACACAGGGAGTTGGTGTTTCACTTCAGCGGAACTGTGGCGACAGTGGTGTATTTATTTCTGcatgaaataaatgcacaaataatgcAGCAGCATTAATACACAGGACACTGCAGCACGTCAGTCTCCTCACAGCATCAAAAGAACAAGTGAGGAATGGCGAGCACAACGCATGAAGATGACGTCACAACCgagacttcaaaataaaataacaaaagctcCCAAACGAACTATTTACAGAAAAGAtcacaaaataaaagtaataaatgaaacatgagggaatTTTGGTGGAATGCATGCATATATCTTATATACCTGCTACACAAGCTGATGCAAGATAATATTAAACTTTGGAAATGTACAGAAAAATATGCATATtatatacatgtacatacatgttagaaatataaaatgtatatttaactCAACGATAACTTTCTACGCCGGTTCTAACATGTCATCTCACCCCTCAATTCAACAGATATGACACAAGCTGCGTTTCATTTCTGTGCCTATGAGTTCGCACTCAACACGGTCAACTCCCCCTGGTGTAGGCTTTTTGATGAAGTCGATGCTCAGGTATCTTGCTTTTAAACTACTGGTTTGCCAATGGCTgacgtttaaaaaaataaaaagtgaattTCTTAAGTTATTTGTTCAACAGTATAGCCCTAAATATACTTCATCATGACAGCTACTTGACCCTAAATTGTTATAATCTGAATACTATTGTTAGTCACTT harbors:
- the LOC130404393 gene encoding multiple inositol polyphosphate phosphatase 1-like; its protein translation is MGRIYFRPTCILYTLYAFLGAIICCRPMLKDARATVTSSIPTIARYFTTKGRYEEVNPHLIGDIYAVNTSVLQALSPGCREMHLSAIIRHGTRYPTSKNVEKMQMLYNLIVHKASGNAIWVREIKEKFVMRYTEDMDGRLADKGVLDHKHLAVRLSKLFPSLVSREKLRGGKISFVTSSKHRCVNSTLAFKRGLTDLWSVEEEVEHTVNDTLMRFFNECPRFVKEVEEKPGSMAERDKFELGPEMLRVEEKMADRLGLPYNLINADMTQAAFHFCAYEFALNTVNSPWCRLFDEVDAQVMEYLNDLKQYWKRGYGHLINSQSSCILFHDLFSRLDKAAEESKSGGPISEAVSIQVGHAETLLPLLTLLGLFKDEVRLTAANFAAQGGRSFRTSRTLPYAANLVVALYDCDEGGELRVQALLNEEPLTFPGMEAAPLYRVLRQHYLPLLKGCVFEEVCRLPPQRK